DNA sequence from the Alosa sapidissima isolate fAloSap1 chromosome 13, fAloSap1.pri, whole genome shotgun sequence genome:
taaaaatgctaactagcatgttaacatgctagcatgctaactatgctaaccatgtgacttagctaacttagctaatcatttttagcagttttgctaaaaatgctaactagcatgctaacatgctaactatgctaaccatgtgacttagctaacttagctaatcattttaagcagttttgctaaaaatgctaattcgcatgctaactatgctaaccatgctacttagctaacttagctaactagctacagtgggtaggagtcatagttgatgacaagtaacagttacaatggctgaacagttaaaaagttcagtagtttaaagggttaaattgtttaacagtaaaatattatagtgaggacttttattttgaaacagtttttggcagaggaagcagttgaacaggatgtgtagtcttaatagggccagtttgtatgcttaaagcctgagactggcagttggtccaggtggcccgaacacctgccataggattctaattgcttaacggccgtattgtgatgtcataatcataatgttaagtcaatggggaaattttgatagtttttaattaatagtttaaaaagtataaaagttacaaagttgaaaaatacatagcccaattgtcctaagtaagacctacgtaacaaagtttgaatgaagtttctacgtttaacggttgaagctgcattaaacgcgttagaagaagaaaaataagaactagaaaacgcaattccagggaattaccagtgcatgaaaatgcaaaacatatggtgtgaaatatattgttaaaacagatgatgtgctaattggcaaccaacatgatgaggtttaatatagttcaaatgactgaactaggtagatgaggtttaatatagttggaatgactgaacagttaaataggtggatagtttaaaaggttaaattatttgctaggtagacaaagtttaatatagttggaatgactggacagttaaataagtggatagtttaaatggttaaattatttgctaggtagatgaggtttaatatagttggaatgactgaactaggtagatgaggtttaatatagttggaatgactgaacagttaaataggtggatagtttatatagttaaatgatttgcttggtagataaggtttaatatagttgaaatgattgaacggttaaataggtggatcatttaaatagttaaattatttaggtagataattgacgataactaacagttggaatggccctaatgtttgctagtagttatgctactatgttatcaaagataataatgttaaccaagtttttttgctaaaaatgctaattagcatgttaactgctagcatgctaactatgttacttagctaacttagctaatcatttttaacagttttgctaactatgctaactagcatgctaacatgctagcatgctaactatgttaaccatgttacttagctaactttgctaatcatttttagcagttttgctaaaaatgctaactagcatgctaacacgttagcatactaactatgctaactacgttacttagctaacttagctaatcatttttagcagttttgttaaaaatgctaactagcatgctaacatgctagcatgctaactatgctaaccacgttacttagctaacttagctaatcatttttagcagttttgctaaaaatgctaactagcatgctaacatgctagcatgctaattatgctaaccacgtgacttagctaacttagctaactagctacagtgggtaggagtcatagttgatgacaagtaacagttacaatggccgaacagttagtagtttaaagggttaaattgtttaacagtaaaatattatagagaggacttttattttgaaacagttttttgcagaggaagcagttgaacaggatgtgtagtcttaatagggccagtttgtatgcttaaagcctgagactggcagttggtccaggtggcccgaacacctgccataggattctaattgcttaacggccgtattgtgatgtcataatcataatgttaagtcaatggggaaattttgatagtttttaattaatagtttaaaaagtataaaagttacaaagctgaaaaatacatagcacccatgtcctaagtaagacctacgtaacatagtttgaatgaagtttctacgttaaacggttgaagctgtattaagtgcgttagaagaagaagaataataagaataagaataagaagaagcctaggaagaacagtacagtgcattttcatgcactgtaataagaaattttggaagaacagtatagtgcattttcatgcactataaaaagccttggaataacagtacagtgcattttcatgcactgtaataaaactAGATATGTAGAgccaacttcagtccatttacaaaagggttacataagaagagttctttgtttacaactgactattttcTCTCAATATAATATGTGTAGGAAAAATGTGACTGTTTaactcatcaatgccacttgaacaagtagcctagctgcacaaaataaacaataggcgtgcgtgtgacaacgtggaTGGAGGTAGCCCTATGCGTAGTAGtacctccacctactggttaggACTGTAACGTGCAACATTGTATTGCCTTTGGGCAAAGAGTAGCCTATAGAAGCTTACTCTTTGCTTTGGGGTTGTTGGCGATTTGACAGGCTTATTTTTCATGCCACTTAAAGACATGTTAATCTCTCAAAGTACGAAAGTCATTCAAAGCAGGAAATCAGTAGGAAATATGTGCTTGCTTTTATTGAAAGGCTGTTTAGATCCTCAGCATGGATCCTATccttatctcataattacgagatgattatctcgtaattatgagatagttatctcgtaattatgagtataagtatatatactcttttgatcccgtgagggaaatttggtctctgcatttaacccaatctgtgaattagtgaaacacacacagcacacagtgtacacacagtgaggtgaagcacacactaatcccggcgcagtgagctgcctgcatcaacagcggcgctcggggagcagtgaggggttaggtgccttgctcaagggcacttcagccgtggcccactggtcggggctcgaaccggcaaccctccggttacaagtccagagtgctaaccagtaggccacggctgcccacaagaTGATTTACAAGATAATTAATTACGATAATTATCTTGTAATTATGAGATATGTCATAATTATGACATActatctcgtaattatgagataattatctaataattatgagataacctgattatttatttttttgtgatgtGAATGCAATGCTCCACCGTACGTCATAGAAATGATCTATGctgaaaaaaaatcttttaCAATTAGTTCTATTTTTGGCTACAAAATGAGttactttgcctggactataGGGACACACATAGTTCAACAAGCACATTGATCAAAGGAAAGTGagctacaacttcattcacaaacaGAGCAAATAAAACCTATTCGTTGGGACAACAAAACAGCAGTGTAagcaaatccttattgttaggcctaggcctatcgcAAATCGTAACATAAGCTCATTggattcttttttcttttctttcccttgtTCGCATGtggggtagtgaagcgataatgcatttaaagaaaTGTTCACgtcatgtgagccagagccgatatggccagagctgcttgctctgtaaaggtatttctgtcccacccaaattgcGTTAAAattgtgtgggttttttttaaatcctgGAGGTGAAATCTCCCTCATCCCAGaatttttaaaaagcttgaaacACCTCTATGTGTAGGGTAGCCAccgttctttttcttttttctgggTCACAGCAATCCAGGCATCCTGGCACCAGTACCGTTTTTAAAAGTATtaatttagcaccggtatcagATAAAACTGAAACAATACGCAACCCTATATGCACCAAGTGCAactgaaatgaaacaacacatgTATTAATGTATGGAAGAATAGGAATAAAGaaaaatataatttaaaaaaaggcatAACAAAGGCCATGTACAACTGAGTACAACTGAGTCTAACATGTACAACTGAGTCTAACAATTACCACTGACTTATAACTAAGCATAAAAACATTTAATGGAATAGTGAAAATAAGTTAAATAAATAGTGCAGTGTGAATCATATCATCACAGGCGGATGGGGGAATAGATGGTGGCCATCAATTTAGGCCATCAACGGCATGTAGAAGAGGGTGCATGCCACCATGGCCCAACTCTCAGGAGAAACTGAGCCTTTATCCAGTCGGTCTTATACACAAGCGTGCTATAAAAACATTTCTGACCTAAACCATATTCTCTGTTATGTTTCAGTCTCAGAAAGATCCAATGCTGGTGGAGAAGATAATGAATGACTTGGACTCCAACAAAGACAATGAAGTGGACTTCAATGAATTTGTTGTACTTGTAGCAGCACTCACAGTAGCATGTAATGACTTCTTTCAAGAGCAACAGAAAAAGAAGGGCAATTAATGTAACACAAGGTTAAATATTGTAATTACAAATTATTCACATAAACCATCTTATATCTGCCAAAATGTTAACATAAAACATAGAGAACATTTCAGACTTTGTTTAGAATTTGAACACTAAAAACATTTGTGTCATGTTTCCATGTTCTTACATTACCCATTCCTTCTTGCATTACACATTCTTTCATTCATCCACATTCTtcttacatttgcatttattgtTAAATCTGTAGTTCGATTAATTGCCTTCACAGGTTCTGGTTAAGTGGAAATGCTATTCAGTGCTATTAAAGTATAGTTAATTCCGAAAGATTTAATGTTGTTGATTTAGTGAAAACGTGTCTATCCTCGTGTCTTTAGAAGGTGTATAAcaccaccaacgtaataacttccCAGCAACGTAATAAACCACCTACATAATAAAAATCTGCACAAAATCTGCACGTTTTAAACATAATAATCCTGCCAACGTAATAATTGCCCAGAtagctggcggtccgctggcattttgctcattggttctctggcggtccgctggcgggttgcagacaaattgctCAATATTTTTCCACTATTGGTCTAaagtctttttcatttgttcagttataccccatatcattttattaacttttcttaatatttgtgacaagttaaatttaaagagatggtggtccaacggcggaccacaagtccactatctgccaatctgattttgctatctgggtgtTGCCTACTGCCAACGTAATAATTATTACGTATGCAggaagttattacgttggtgggaaggTTAAAAAAGTTATTACATATAGTTGAACACCTTtagtgggggccaagcagattaCTGTGTAGGATATCATTGTCTTTCTACCTTTAGTTATTGTTATAGAAGATCAGCCTACCGCCGATCTACTGACATGTTCGGCCCTGGAATGAGCTGGTTGACGCACTAAGCTATTGTTACTGTTAAGAAGAGTCCAAGCGTTGTCCTTGCTTCAAAGTGCAATCCATTTATTCCACAATGTAAAAACAGCATGGCAAACGCACCTCCACGGTAGAACGGTCAAAAACCTTTTGCCCTTCCGGGGTCAACACCTAACCACAACAGCAGGCTTACTACCTATATACAGTACGCTCATACCTgatgcacagatacacagatacacagcgACACTGTGCAAGAAAGGGACATGAGACGTCAACCGTAGCAACATATTTGGCTTCTACAATTATTTTCATCACCTTTTTACTGGGGGCCAAGTGAAATTCACCCATTGTTTCTGCCTTCTCTTATTGGAGGCAAAGTAGTAAAGCTGCACTGTTTCTACTCTGCAGTGTTTCTGATTTATGTTTTGTTAATAAATTGAGGTGTCCCaatatacggaattaatggacaagGTGGAGGCAGAGCTCCATGATGCCCAGTGGAGTTTCCTCCAccaagtccattaattccgtatattgggacacctcgaaggccgtcaTCTCGCTTATTCCCCAGTTGCCACTCTATACATAGGCAATAGTCATTCCTTTATAGTACACAAAGAAGACAatcagttcagtttaaaaataaacttattcagtttgttgtaggcctacttctttctTTGACAGTGACAGTGATAGTGACGGGTAGCTTGTTTAgggttgattccattgttgcgaagcctgctttcAGGTTAAACCTTTGTTTACTGTGGTTGTTAGTTACCATTGAAAACAGCATTGATA
Encoded proteins:
- the s100z gene encoding protein S100-Z, whose product is MPSKLEGAMDALITVFHNYSGNEGDKNKLNKGELKELLNSELTDFLRSQKDPMLVEKIMNDLDSNKDNEVDFNEFVVLVAALTVACNDFFQEQQKKKGN